The Zalophus californianus isolate mZalCal1 chromosome X, mZalCal1.pri.v2, whole genome shotgun sequence genome window below encodes:
- the LOC113930545 gene encoding LOW QUALITY PROTEIN: melanoma-associated antigen 9-like (The sequence of the model RefSeq protein was modified relative to this genomic sequence to represent the inferred CDS: deleted 1 base in 1 codon), with the protein MPLGQRSELWKVEEDPGEAQGLVEAQLSGAGEEEPPSPPSSSSSSSSSSSPSSSCSVLFLIPLGEGSAAGSLSRPQSPHSASPFPTAQAARACSQPDQGSSSSDEEGSSTWEEPEVTQPCLQDKLHVKVAALVVFLLLKYCNKQPTRQAEMLGIVSRDYQGDFPVILGQQASKCMRLVFGVDVKEVDPSDHSYVLVTVLGLTCGGMLSGEQGMPKTSLLVLLLGVILLEDDCAPEGEVWEVLGATGVYAGKEHIICGEPRELLTKVWVQEGYLEYRWVPGSDPARYEFPWGPRAHAETSKLQVLEYLLRVNLRQPGSSLILSEGAVSDEGEGARVPVVARAFPGFGGVGSVSCGVLGMK; encoded by the exons ATGCCCCTGGGTCAGAGGAGTGAGCTCTGGAAGGTGGAGGAAGACCCAGGAGAGGCCCAGGGCCTGGTGGAGGCACAGCTGtccggggctggggaggaggagcccccatctcctccctcctcctcttcttcctcctcctcctcctcctccccttcctcctcctgctctgtcctgttcctgattcccctgggggaggggtctgctgctGGGTCCCTGAGTCGTCCCCAGAGCCCTCACAgtgcctcccccttccccactgcccagGCAGCCAGGGCCTGCAGCCAGCCTGACCAGGGCTCCAGCAGCTCCGATGAGGAGGGGTCGAGCACCTGGGAGGAGCCGGAAGTCACCCAACCCTGTCTCCAGGACAAACTTCACGTGAAAGTGGCTGCCCTGGTGGTGTTCCTGCTCCTCAAATACTGCAACAAGCAGCCGACCCGCCAGGCAGAGATGCTGGGGATTGTCAGCAGAGATTACCAGGGCGACTTCCCAGTGATCTTGGGCCAA CAAGCCTCCAAGTGCATGAGGCTGGTCTTTGGCGTGGATGTGAAGGAAGTGGACCCCAGTGACCACTCCTACGTCCTGGTGACTGTCCTGGGCCTCACCTGTGGTGGAATGCTGAGCGGTGAGCAGGGCATGCCCAAGACCAGCCTCCTGGTGCTGCTACTGGGGGTGATCCTCCTGGAAGACGACTGTGCCCCTGAGGGGGAGGTGTGGGAAGTGCTGGGGGCCACGGGCGTGTATGCTGGCAAGGAGCACATCATCTGTGGGGAGCCCAGGGAGCTCCTCACCAAAGTCTGGGTACAGGAAGGGTACCTGGAGTACCGGTGGGTGCCTGGCAGTGACCCTGCCCGCTACGAGTTCCCGTGGGGTCCCAGGGCCCACGCCGAAACCAGCAAGTTGCAAGTGTTGGAGTATTTGCTCCGGGTCAATCTCAGGCAGCCTGGTTCCTCCCTGATCCTGTCTGAAGGAGCTGTGAGTGATGAGGGTGAGGGGGCCCGAGTCCCAGTGGTGGCCAGGGCCTTTCCAGGCTTTGGTGGGGTCGGCAGCGTCTCCTGCGGGGTGCTGGGCATGAAGTGA